The Pseudomonas azotoformans genome has a segment encoding these proteins:
- a CDS encoding YeaH/YhbH family protein: MSYVIDRRLNGKNKSTVNRQRFLRRYRDHIKKAVEEAVSRRSITDMEHGEQISIPGRDIDEPVLHHGRGGKQTVVHPGNKEFTTGEHIQRPQGGGGGKGPGKAGNSGEGMDEFVFQITQEEFLEFMFEDLELPNLVKRNLTGTDTFKTVRAGISNEGNPSRINIIRTLRSAHARRIALSGSSRAKLKEAKEELARLKREEPDNFGDIQQIEAEIEKLSARIHRVPFLDTFDLKYNLLVKQPNPSSKAVMFCLMDVSGSMTQATKDIAKRFFILLYLFLKRNYDKIDVVFIRHHTSAREVDEEEFFYSRETGGTIVSSALKLMQEIMAERYPANEWNIYAAQASDGDNWNDDSPICRDILINQIMPFVQYYTYVEITPREHQALWFEYERIGEAFADTFAQQQLVSAGDIYPVFRELFQRRLVT, translated from the coding sequence ATGAGCTATGTGATCGACCGACGCCTCAATGGCAAGAACAAGAGCACGGTAAACCGCCAGCGTTTCCTGCGGCGTTACCGTGACCACATCAAAAAGGCCGTCGAAGAGGCCGTCAGCCGCCGCTCCATCACGGACATGGAGCATGGCGAACAAATCAGCATTCCGGGGCGGGACATTGACGAACCGGTGCTGCACCACGGCCGGGGCGGCAAACAGACCGTCGTTCATCCAGGCAATAAAGAATTCACCACCGGCGAACATATCCAGCGCCCCCAAGGCGGTGGCGGCGGTAAAGGGCCGGGCAAGGCGGGCAATTCCGGCGAAGGCATGGATGAGTTCGTGTTCCAGATCACCCAGGAAGAATTCCTCGAGTTCATGTTCGAAGACCTGGAACTGCCCAACCTGGTCAAACGCAACCTGACCGGCACCGACACCTTCAAGACGGTGCGCGCAGGGATCAGCAACGAGGGCAACCCGTCCCGTATCAACATCATCCGCACCCTGCGCTCGGCCCATGCCCGGCGTATCGCCCTATCGGGCAGCAGCCGCGCCAAGCTGAAGGAAGCCAAGGAAGAGTTGGCGCGCCTGAAGCGTGAAGAACCGGACAACTTCGGCGATATCCAGCAAATCGAGGCGGAAATCGAGAAACTCAGCGCGCGCATTCACCGCGTGCCGTTTCTCGACACCTTTGACTTGAAGTACAACTTGCTGGTCAAACAACCCAACCCCAGCTCCAAGGCAGTGATGTTCTGCCTGATGGACGTCTCCGGCTCCATGACCCAGGCCACCAAGGACATCGCCAAACGCTTCTTCATCCTGCTGTACCTGTTTCTCAAGCGGAACTACGACAAGATCGACGTGGTGTTCATCCGCCATCACACCAGCGCACGCGAAGTTGACGAAGAAGAGTTCTTCTACTCCCGGGAAACCGGCGGCACCATAGTGTCCAGCGCACTGAAGCTGATGCAGGAGATCATGGCCGAGCGCTATCCGGCCAACGAATGGAATATCTACGCCGCCCAGGCCTCGGACGGCGACAACTGGAACGACGACTCGCCGATCTGCCGCGACATCCTGATCAACCAGATCATGCCGTTCGTGCAGTACTACACTTACGTTGAAATCACCCCCCGTGAGCACCAGGCCCTTTGGTTCGAATACGAGCGCATCGGCGAAGCCTTTGCCGACACGTTCGCCCAGCAGCAACTGGTCTCGGCCGGCGATATCTATCCGGTCTTCCGTGAACTCTTCCAGCGCAGGTTAGTGACATGA
- the rsmA gene encoding 16S rRNA (adenine(1518)-N(6)/adenine(1519)-N(6))-dimethyltransferase RsmA, producing MTEHYQHRARKRFGQNFLHDAGVIDRILRSIHAKPEDRLLEIGPGQGALTQGLLASGGQLDVVELDKDLIPILNQQFAGMPNFNLHQGDALKFDFNTLNAAPNSLRVVGNLPYNISTPLIFHLLNNAGIIRDMHFMLQKEVVERLAAGPGGGDWGRLSIMVQYHCRVEHLFNVGPGAFNPPPKVDSAIVRLVPHAVLPHPAKDHKLLERVVREAFNQRRKTLRNTLKALLSNAEIEAAGVDGSLRPEQLDLAAFVRLADQLAIQPAPTAD from the coding sequence ATGACTGAGCATTACCAACACCGGGCGCGCAAGCGCTTCGGGCAAAACTTCCTGCACGACGCTGGCGTGATCGACCGCATCCTGCGCTCCATCCATGCCAAGCCTGAAGATCGCCTGCTGGAAATCGGCCCGGGCCAGGGCGCGCTGACCCAAGGCCTGCTGGCCAGCGGCGGCCAACTGGACGTGGTGGAGTTGGACAAGGACCTGATCCCGATCCTCAACCAACAGTTCGCCGGCATGCCCAACTTCAATCTGCATCAGGGTGATGCGCTGAAGTTCGACTTCAACACCCTCAACGCTGCGCCGAACAGCCTGCGTGTGGTGGGTAACCTGCCGTACAACATCTCTACGCCGCTGATATTCCACCTGCTGAACAACGCAGGCATCATCCGCGACATGCACTTCATGCTGCAAAAGGAAGTGGTAGAACGCCTGGCTGCTGGCCCTGGTGGTGGTGATTGGGGCCGTCTGTCGATCATGGTTCAGTACCACTGTCGCGTCGAACACCTGTTCAACGTGGGCCCTGGCGCGTTCAACCCGCCGCCGAAGGTCGACTCGGCCATCGTGCGCCTGGTGCCCCACGCCGTGTTGCCCCATCCGGCCAAGGACCATAAATTGCTGGAGCGAGTGGTGCGCGAGGCGTTCAACCAACGCCGCAAGACCCTGCGCAACACGCTCAAGGCCCTGCTGAGCAACGCCGAGATCGAAGCCGCCGGCGTCGATGGCAGCTTGCGTCCTGAGCAACTCGACCTGGCTGCCTTCGTGCGCCTGGCCGACCAGTTGGCTATCCAGCCTGCGCCAACCGCAGACTGA
- a CDS encoding peptidylprolyl isomerase, which translates to MNVKTKLSDCLRPLVLGALFLGTASAHAAVQELDKVVAIVDNDVIMQSQLDQRVKEVQQTIAKRGGGVPPTSVLDQQVLERLIVENLQLQIGDRSGIRISDEELNQAVGTIAQRNNMSIDQFRAALAHDGLSYEDARDQIRREMIISRVRQRRVAERVQVSEQEVKNFLASDLGKMQLSEELHLANILIPTPDSANSEQLNAAAAKTQAIYDRLKAGADFAQMAIAQSGSDNALEGGDMGWRKAAQLPPPFDRELSAMEVGGITQPARTPGGFIILKLLEKRGGETSLKDEVHVRHILVKPSEIRTEAQTKELAQKIYDRIQSGEDFATLAKSFSEDPGSALNGGDLNWIDPKALVPEFQQVMADTPQGVLSKPFKTQYGWHVLEVLGRRATDNTNQAREQQALNVLRNRKYDEELQTWLRQIRDEAYVENKLPGAQTGTDQAAQ; encoded by the coding sequence GTGAACGTGAAAACCAAGCTTTCTGATTGTCTGCGCCCGCTAGTGCTGGGCGCACTGTTCCTGGGCACCGCATCGGCACACGCTGCGGTTCAAGAACTGGATAAGGTAGTGGCCATCGTCGATAACGACGTGATCATGCAGAGCCAACTGGACCAGCGCGTCAAGGAAGTCCAGCAAACCATCGCCAAACGTGGCGGTGGCGTGCCACCGACCAGCGTCCTGGACCAGCAGGTACTGGAGCGCCTGATCGTCGAGAACCTGCAACTGCAGATCGGTGACCGTTCCGGCATCCGTATTTCAGACGAAGAACTGAACCAGGCCGTGGGCACCATTGCCCAGCGCAACAACATGAGCATTGACCAGTTCCGTGCTGCCCTGGCCCACGACGGTTTGTCCTATGAGGACGCCCGTGACCAGATCCGCCGCGAAATGATCATCAGCCGTGTGCGTCAGCGCCGTGTGGCCGAGCGGGTTCAGGTGTCCGAGCAGGAAGTGAAGAACTTCCTGGCGTCGGACCTGGGCAAGATGCAGCTTTCCGAAGAACTGCACCTGGCCAACATCCTGATCCCGACACCGGACAGCGCCAACTCCGAGCAGCTCAATGCAGCGGCCGCCAAAACCCAGGCTATCTATGATCGCTTGAAGGCCGGTGCCGATTTCGCCCAAATGGCGATCGCCCAGTCTGGCAGCGACAACGCACTGGAAGGCGGCGACATGGGCTGGCGTAAAGCGGCTCAATTGCCTCCTCCGTTCGACCGCGAGCTGAGTGCAATGGAAGTGGGTGGCATCACCCAACCTGCGCGTACACCGGGCGGTTTCATTATCCTGAAGCTCCTGGAAAAACGCGGCGGCGAAACATCGCTCAAGGATGAGGTGCACGTTCGCCACATCCTGGTCAAACCAAGCGAAATCCGCACCGAAGCCCAAACCAAGGAACTGGCCCAGAAGATCTATGACCGCATCCAGAGCGGTGAAGACTTCGCCACCCTGGCCAAGAGCTTCTCGGAAGACCCGGGTTCTGCCCTCAACGGCGGCGATCTGAACTGGATCGATCCGAAAGCCCTGGTGCCGGAGTTCCAGCAGGTGATGGCCGACACCCCGCAAGGCGTGCTGTCCAAGCCGTTCAAGACCCAATATGGCTGGCATGTGCTGGAAGTCCTTGGCCGTCGCGCCACCGACAACACCAACCAAGCCCGCGAGCAACAAGCGCTGAACGTATTGCGTAACCGCAAATACGACGAAGAGCTGCAAACCTGGCTGCGTCAGATCCGCGACGAAGCCTATGTTGAGAACAAGCTGCCAGGCGCCCAGACAGGCACCGACCAGGCAGCGCAGTGA
- a CDS encoding multifunctional CCA addition/repair protein yields the protein MKIYKVGGAVRDRLLGIPVTDIDRVVVGTTAEEMLAKGYKPVGSDFPVFLDPKNGDEYALARTERKSGRGYGGFVFHASPEVTLEEDLIRRDLTINAMAEDDDGNLTDPYHGQRDLEARTLRHVSPAFAEDPLRVLRVARFAARYASLGFTVAPETLELMRQLSESGELEALTPERSWKEISRALMEDQPHVFIQVLRDCDALKTLMPEVNALFGVPQPEAHHPEIDTGIHTLSVLEQAALHQQPLTVRWACLLHDLGKGTTPVDKLPQHIAHEHRGLKLIKAVNERFKVPRDCQELALLVGQYHTHGHRAQELKASTLLELLQSFDVYRRPQRFEEFIVACEMDARGRKGLEQRSYPQADYLRGAAKAAREVAVAPLLEKGFKGPELGEALKRERLRALKAYKEQHTL from the coding sequence ATGAAAATCTACAAAGTCGGCGGTGCGGTGCGGGATCGCCTCTTGGGTATCCCGGTTACCGATATCGACCGAGTCGTGGTGGGCACGACGGCCGAAGAGATGCTCGCCAAGGGCTACAAGCCGGTGGGTTCTGACTTTCCGGTGTTCCTCGACCCAAAAAACGGTGACGAGTACGCCCTCGCCCGCACTGAACGCAAAAGCGGCCGGGGGTATGGCGGCTTTGTGTTTCACGCCAGCCCCGAGGTGACGCTGGAAGAAGACCTGATCCGCCGTGACCTGACGATCAACGCCATGGCGGAAGACGATGACGGCAACTTGACCGATCCTTATCACGGTCAGCGCGATCTTGAAGCTCGCACGCTTCGCCATGTTTCTCCGGCGTTCGCCGAAGATCCGCTGCGTGTGTTGCGCGTTGCACGCTTCGCCGCACGTTACGCATCACTGGGTTTTACCGTCGCACCAGAAACACTTGAACTGATGCGCCAGCTCAGCGAATCCGGCGAACTCGAGGCGCTGACGCCTGAGCGCAGCTGGAAAGAAATCTCCCGCGCGCTGATGGAAGACCAACCCCACGTGTTCATCCAGGTACTGCGCGACTGCGATGCGCTGAAAACCTTGATGCCAGAAGTGAACGCGCTGTTCGGCGTCCCACAACCCGAGGCCCATCACCCGGAAATCGACACCGGCATTCACACCTTGAGCGTCCTGGAACAGGCGGCCTTGCACCAACAGCCCCTGACCGTACGCTGGGCCTGCTTGCTGCACGACTTGGGCAAAGGCACGACGCCTGTGGATAAGTTGCCGCAGCACATCGCCCATGAACATCGGGGCTTGAAGCTGATCAAGGCAGTCAATGAGCGCTTCAAGGTGCCAAGGGATTGCCAGGAATTGGCGTTATTGGTGGGCCAGTACCACACCCATGGCCATCGCGCGCAGGAGCTGAAAGCCTCGACCTTGCTGGAGTTGCTGCAAAGTTTCGACGTTTACCGTCGGCCACAGCGCTTTGAGGAATTCATCGTCGCTTGCGAGATGGACGCCCGAGGCCGCAAGGGCCTGGAGCAGAGAAGTTATCCACAAGCGGATTATTTACGCGGGGCGGCGAAGGCAGCTCGCGAGGTTGCCGTTGCGCCGCTGCTGGAGAAAGGCTTCAAAGGCCCGGAGCTGGGCGAGGCACTTAAGCGCGAACGGCTCAGGGCCCTGAAAGCCTACAAGGAACAGCACACCCTATAG
- a CDS encoding SpoVR family protein — MTAKKEQRRQPISTGSEWTFELIQAYDREISRIAAGYALDTYPNQIEVITAEQMMDAYASVGMPLGYHHWSYGKHFLSTEKSYTRGQMGLAYEIVINSDPCIAYLMEENTICMQALVVAHACYGHNSFFKGNYLFRTWTDASSIIDYLVFAKQYIMQCEERHGIDAVEDLLDSCHALMNYGVDRYKRPYPISAEEERLRQKEREEHLQKQINDLWRTIPKKAGKNSDKDNARFPAEPQENILYFLEKHAPLLEPWQREIVRIVRKIAQYFYPQRQTQVMNEGWATFWHYTLMNDLYDEGLVTDGFMMEFLTSHTSVVFQPGFDSPYYNGINPYALGFAMYRDIRRMCEHPTEEDRRWFPEIAGSDWLSTIKFAMSSFKDESFILQYLSPQVIRDLKLFSILDDDLKDDLVVPAIHDEPGYRTIRETLAAQYNLGNREPNVQIYSIDVRGDRSLTLRHQQHDRKPLGESTEEVLKHLHRLWGFDIHLETLQGDQVMKTHHVPPRTDHNDNDYGRLDLAVVHL, encoded by the coding sequence ATGACCGCCAAAAAAGAGCAAAGACGCCAACCGATCTCCACGGGTTCCGAGTGGACCTTTGAACTGATCCAGGCCTATGACCGGGAAATCAGCCGCATTGCGGCGGGTTACGCCCTGGACACCTACCCCAACCAGATCGAAGTGATCACCGCCGAACAGATGATGGATGCCTACGCTTCGGTAGGCATGCCACTGGGTTATCACCATTGGTCCTACGGCAAACACTTCCTCAGCACCGAGAAGTCCTACACCCGCGGTCAGATGGGCCTGGCCTACGAGATCGTGATCAACTCCGACCCGTGCATCGCCTACCTGATGGAAGAGAACACCATCTGCATGCAGGCATTGGTGGTGGCGCATGCCTGCTATGGGCATAACAGCTTCTTCAAGGGTAACTACCTGTTCCGCACCTGGACCGACGCCAGTTCGATCATCGATTACCTGGTGTTCGCCAAGCAGTACATCATGCAATGCGAGGAGCGCCACGGCATCGATGCGGTAGAGGATCTGCTCGATTCCTGCCATGCGCTGATGAACTACGGCGTCGACCGCTACAAACGCCCGTATCCGATCTCCGCCGAGGAAGAACGCCTGCGCCAGAAGGAGCGCGAGGAGCACCTGCAGAAACAGATCAACGACCTGTGGCGCACCATTCCGAAAAAAGCCGGAAAGAACAGCGACAAAGACAATGCGCGCTTCCCCGCCGAACCGCAGGAGAACATCCTCTATTTCCTGGAAAAACACGCACCGCTGCTGGAACCCTGGCAGCGGGAAATCGTGCGTATCGTGCGCAAGATCGCCCAATACTTTTATCCACAGCGCCAGACCCAGGTGATGAACGAAGGCTGGGCCACGTTCTGGCACTACACGCTGATGAACGACCTGTACGACGAAGGTCTGGTCACCGACGGCTTCATGATGGAGTTCCTCACCTCCCACACCAGCGTGGTATTCCAGCCCGGCTTCGACAGCCCTTACTACAACGGCATCAACCCCTATGCCCTGGGCTTTGCCATGTACCGCGATATCCGGCGCATGTGTGAACACCCCACCGAGGAAGACCGCCGCTGGTTCCCGGAAATCGCCGGCAGTGATTGGTTGTCCACCATCAAGTTCGCCATGAGCAGCTTCAAGGATGAGAGTTTTATCCTGCAGTACCTGTCACCGCAGGTCATTAGGGACCTGAAACTGTTCAGCATCCTGGATGACGACCTCAAGGATGACTTGGTGGTGCCGGCCATCCACGACGAACCCGGCTACCGCACCATCCGCGAAACCCTGGCGGCCCAGTACAACCTGGGTAACCGCGAGCCCAACGTGCAGATCTACAGCATCGATGTGCGCGGCGACCGCTCGCTGACCTTGCGTCACCAACAGCACGACCGCAAACCCCTGGGCGAATCCACCGAGGAAGTACTCAAGCACCTGCACCGGTTGTGGGGCTTCGATATTCACCTGGAAACCCTGCAGGGCGACCAGGTGATGAAAACCCATCACGTGCCTCCGCGCACCGATCACAACGACAACGACTACGGCCGGCTGGACCTGGCCGTCGTTCATCTCTGA
- the apaG gene encoding Co2+/Mg2+ efflux protein ApaG — translation MSDPRYQIDVSVVTRFLADQSQPEHNRFAFAYTITVKNNGLVPAKLLSRHWVITDGDGQVEEVRGAGVVGQQPLIDSGASHTYSSGTVMTSKVGTMQGSYQMKATDGQLFDAIIAPFRLAVPGALH, via the coding sequence ATGTCCGATCCTCGCTACCAGATCGACGTCAGCGTCGTCACCCGCTTCCTGGCGGACCAATCCCAACCTGAACACAACCGCTTCGCCTTTGCCTACACCATCACGGTGAAAAACAACGGGCTGGTGCCGGCCAAGCTGCTGTCGCGCCACTGGGTGATCACCGACGGTGACGGTCAGGTCGAAGAAGTTCGCGGGGCTGGCGTGGTGGGTCAGCAACCGTTGATCGACAGTGGCGCCAGCCATACCTACAGCAGCGGCACGGTAATGACCTCCAAAGTCGGCACCATGCAAGGCTCGTATCAAATGAAAGCCACCGATGGCCAACTGTTCGACGCCATCATCGCGCCCTTCCGCCTCGCCGTGCCGGGAGCCCTGCACTGA
- the pdxA gene encoding 4-hydroxythreonine-4-phosphate dehydrogenase PdxA — protein MKPQRFAVTPGEPAGIGPDLCLLLASQPQPHPLIAITSRDLLLERAAQLGVAVTLLDTAPGNWPDLPAPAGSLYVWDTPLQAKVVAGQLNKANAAFVLETLTRAGQGCIDGDFAGMITAPVHKGVINESGIAFSGHTEFLAELTHTEQVVMMLATRGLRVALVTTHLPLREIADAITAERVERVTRILHGDLQQKFGIAQPRILVCGLNPHAGEGGHLGHEEIDIIEPTLERLRQEGMDLRGPLPADTLFTPKYLEHCDAVLAMYHDQGLPVLKYKGFGAAVNVTLGLPIIRTSVDHGTALDLAGSGKIDTGSLHVALETAYQMAETRI, from the coding sequence GTGAAACCCCAGCGTTTCGCGGTGACACCCGGCGAGCCGGCCGGCATTGGTCCTGACCTGTGCCTGCTGCTCGCCTCGCAACCCCAGCCACACCCCCTGATTGCCATTACCAGCCGCGACCTGCTCCTTGAGCGGGCCGCGCAGCTGGGTGTGGCTGTCACACTGCTGGACACAGCGCCTGGCAACTGGCCCGACCTGCCCGCCCCAGCTGGCAGCCTGTATGTGTGGGACACCCCGCTACAGGCCAAGGTGGTCGCCGGGCAACTGAACAAAGCCAACGCAGCGTTCGTGCTGGAAACCCTGACTCGCGCCGGGCAAGGCTGCATCGATGGCGACTTCGCCGGCATGATCACTGCGCCGGTGCATAAGGGCGTGATCAACGAATCCGGTATCGCCTTTTCCGGCCACACCGAATTCCTCGCCGAGCTGACCCACACCGAACAAGTCGTGATGATGCTGGCCACACGCGGCCTACGGGTCGCCTTGGTGACCACGCACCTGCCGCTGCGCGAGATTGCCGATGCCATTACCGCGGAGCGGGTGGAACGCGTCACGCGCATCCTGCACGGCGACCTGCAACAGAAATTCGGCATCGCCCAACCGCGCATCCTGGTCTGTGGGCTCAACCCCCACGCCGGCGAAGGCGGCCACTTGGGCCATGAAGAAATCGACATCATCGAACCCACCCTGGAGCGTCTGCGCCAAGAAGGCATGGACCTGCGCGGCCCGTTGCCTGCGGACACTCTGTTTACCCCCAAATATCTGGAGCACTGCGATGCAGTGCTGGCGATGTACCATGACCAGGGGCTGCCGGTGCTTAAATACAAAGGCTTCGGCGCCGCAGTCAACGTGACACTGGGCCTGCCGATCATCCGCACCTCCGTCGACCATGGCACCGCCCTGGACCTGGCGGGTAGCGGCAAGATCGATACCGGCAGCCTGCACGTGGCCCTGGAAACCGCCTATCAGATGGCCGAGACCCGCATATGA
- the glpE gene encoding thiosulfate sulfurtransferase GlpE, whose translation MSEFKRIPPEQAQALREQGAVVVDIRDQPTYAAAHITGAQHLDNVNIADFIRAADLDAPVIVACYHGNSSQSAAAYLISQGFSDVYSLDGGFELWRTTYPAEISSGNSQ comes from the coding sequence ATGAGCGAATTCAAACGTATCCCTCCCGAACAAGCCCAGGCCCTGCGCGAGCAAGGCGCGGTGGTGGTCGATATCCGTGATCAACCGACCTACGCAGCCGCCCACATCACCGGCGCCCAGCACCTGGACAACGTCAACATCGCCGATTTCATCCGTGCCGCCGACCTCGACGCGCCGGTGATCGTGGCCTGTTACCACGGCAATTCCAGCCAGAGCGCAGCAGCCTATCTGATCAGCCAGGGCTTCTCCGACGTCTATAGCCTGGACGGCGGCTTTGAACTGTGGCGTACGACTTATCCTGCGGAAATTTCTTCAGGCAATTCGCAATAA
- a CDS encoding PrkA family serine protein kinase encodes MSIFSHFQQRFASTQQEELTLQEYLELCKQDRSTYASAAERLLLAIGEPELIDTSNNSRLSRIFSNKVIRRYPAFEDFHGMEECIDQIVSYFRHAAQGLEEKKQILYLLGPVGGGKSSLAEKLKQLIEKVPFYAIKGSPVFESPLGLFNATEDGAILEEDFGIPRRYLNTIMSPWATKRLAEFGGDISQFRVVKLYPSILNQIGVAKTEPGDENNQDISALVGKVDIRKLEEFPQNDADAYSYSGALCRANQGLMEFVEMFKAPIKVLHPLLTATQEGNYNSTEGLGAIPFTGILLAHSNESEWHTFRNNKNNEAFIDRIYIVKVPYCLRVSDEIKIYDKLLFNSSLAKAHCAPDTLKMLAQFTVLSRLKEPENSNIYSKMRVYDGENLKDTDPKAKSIQEYRDTAGVDEGMNGLSTRFAFKILSKVFNFDPHEIAANPVHLLYVLEQQIEQEQFQAETRERYLRFLKEYLAPRYIEFIGKEIQTAYLESYSEYGQNIFDRYVLYADFWIQDQEYRDPETGEILNRVALNEELEKIEKPAGISNPKDFRNEIVNFVLRARANNNGKNPTWLSYEKLRVVIEKKMFSNTEDLLPVISFNAKASKEDQQKHNDFVTRMVERGYTDKQVRLLSEWYLRVRKSQ; translated from the coding sequence ATGAGTATATTCAGCCACTTCCAACAACGCTTCGCGTCCACACAGCAGGAAGAACTCACGCTGCAAGAGTATCTCGAGCTGTGCAAACAGGACCGCAGCACCTACGCGTCTGCCGCCGAACGCCTGCTGCTGGCAATTGGCGAGCCGGAGCTGATAGACACCTCGAACAATTCGCGCCTGTCGCGAATATTTTCCAACAAGGTGATCCGCCGCTATCCGGCCTTTGAAGACTTCCACGGGATGGAAGAATGCATCGACCAGATCGTCTCCTACTTCCGCCATGCCGCTCAAGGCCTGGAAGAGAAGAAACAGATCCTCTACCTGCTTGGCCCCGTCGGCGGTGGTAAATCGTCCCTGGCCGAAAAGCTCAAACAACTGATCGAGAAGGTGCCCTTCTACGCCATCAAGGGCTCACCGGTCTTCGAATCGCCCCTGGGCCTGTTCAACGCCACGGAAGATGGCGCGATCCTCGAAGAAGACTTCGGTATCCCACGCCGCTACCTCAACACCATCATGTCGCCCTGGGCCACCAAGCGCCTGGCCGAGTTCGGCGGTGACATCAGCCAATTCCGTGTGGTGAAACTCTACCCGTCCATCCTCAACCAGATCGGCGTGGCCAAGACCGAGCCTGGCGACGAGAACAACCAGGACATCTCGGCGCTGGTGGGCAAGGTCGATATCCGCAAACTGGAAGAGTTCCCACAGAACGACGCCGACGCCTACAGCTATTCGGGCGCGCTGTGCCGGGCCAACCAGGGCCTGATGGAGTTCGTGGAGATGTTCAAGGCACCGATCAAGGTGCTGCACCCACTGCTTACCGCGACCCAGGAAGGTAACTACAACAGTACCGAAGGCCTGGGGGCGATTCCGTTCACCGGGATCCTGCTGGCGCACTCCAACGAGTCGGAGTGGCACACCTTCCGCAACAACAAGAACAACGAAGCCTTCATCGACCGGATCTATATCGTCAAGGTGCCGTACTGCCTGCGGGTCAGCGATGAAATCAAGATCTACGACAAGCTGCTGTTCAACAGCTCCCTGGCCAAGGCCCATTGCGCACCCGACACCCTGAAGATGCTCGCCCAGTTCACCGTGTTGTCGCGCCTCAAGGAGCCGGAGAACTCGAACATCTATTCGAAGATGCGCGTGTACGACGGCGAAAACCTCAAGGACACCGACCCCAAGGCCAAGTCGATCCAGGAATATCGCGACACCGCCGGTGTGGATGAGGGCATGAACGGCCTGTCGACGCGCTTCGCGTTCAAGATCCTGTCCAAGGTCTTCAACTTCGACCCTCACGAAATTGCCGCCAACCCGGTGCACCTGCTCTACGTGCTGGAACAGCAGATCGAACAGGAACAATTCCAGGCCGAGACCCGCGAACGCTACCTGCGTTTCCTCAAGGAATACCTGGCACCGCGCTACATCGAGTTCATCGGCAAGGAAATCCAGACGGCGTACTTGGAGTCCTACAGCGAATACGGCCAGAACATTTTCGACCGCTACGTGCTGTACGCCGACTTCTGGATCCAGGACCAGGAATACCGCGACCCGGAAACCGGCGAGATTCTCAACCGCGTGGCCCTCAACGAGGAACTCGAAAAAATCGAGAAACCGGCCGGTATCAGCAATCCGAAGGATTTCCGCAACGAAATCGTCAACTTCGTGCTGCGCGCCCGTGCCAACAACAATGGCAAAAACCCGACCTGGCTCAGCTACGAGAAACTGCGGGTGGTCATCGAGAAGAAAATGTTCTCCAACACCGAGGATCTGCTGCCGGTCATCAGCTTCAACGCCAAGGCCAGCAAGGAGGATCAGCAAAAACACAACGACTTTGTCACACGCATGGTCGAGCGCGGCTACACCGACAAACAGGTACGGCTGCTCTCCGAGTGGTATCTGCGGGTTCGCAAATCGCAGTAA
- a CDS encoding symmetrical bis(5'-nucleosyl)-tetraphosphatase has product MATYAVGDLQGCLEPLKCLLERVAFDPANDRLWLVGDLVNRGPQSLETLRYLYSLRDSLVCVLGNHDLHLLAAGNNIERLKKGDTLREILEAPDRAELLDWLRRQKILHYDQARNMALVHAGIPPQWTLKKALKYAAEVESALADDNLYTAYLDGMYGNEPVKWDNDLSGVTRLRVITNYFTRMRFCTAEGKLDLKSKEGADTALPGYKPWFAHKERKTRDTQIIFGHWAALEGKCNEPGVFALDTGCVWGGAMTLMNIDTGERYSCQCEPPLPVTLPATAKP; this is encoded by the coding sequence ATGGCGACGTACGCGGTCGGCGACCTGCAAGGCTGCCTGGAGCCGCTCAAGTGCCTGCTTGAACGCGTGGCCTTCGACCCGGCCAACGATCGCCTGTGGCTGGTGGGTGACCTGGTCAATCGCGGCCCGCAATCCCTGGAAACGCTGCGCTATTTATATAGTCTGCGCGACTCTTTGGTCTGCGTATTGGGCAACCACGACCTGCACCTGCTGGCTGCCGGCAATAACATCGAGCGCCTGAAAAAGGGCGACACCCTGCGGGAAATTCTCGAAGCGCCGGATCGCGCCGAACTGCTCGACTGGTTGCGCCGGCAAAAAATCCTGCATTACGACCAAGCCCGCAACATGGCCTTGGTCCATGCGGGCATCCCGCCCCAGTGGACACTGAAGAAAGCCCTCAAGTACGCCGCCGAAGTCGAAAGTGCCCTGGCCGATGACAACCTCTATACCGCCTACCTCGATGGCATGTACGGCAATGAGCCCGTGAAGTGGGACAACGACCTCAGCGGCGTCACGCGCCTGCGGGTCATCACCAACTACTTCACGCGCATGCGCTTCTGTACCGCCGAGGGCAAGCTCGACCTCAAGAGCAAGGAAGGCGCGGACACCGCGCTGCCGGGCTACAAGCCGTGGTTCGCTCACAAAGAGCGCAAGACCCGTGACACCCAGATCATTTTTGGCCATTGGGCGGCCCTTGAGGGCAAGTGCAATGAGCCCGGCGTATTCGCCCTCGACACCGGTTGCGTGTGGGGCGGCGCCATGACCCTGATGAACATCGACACCGGCGAGCGTTATAGCTGCCAGTGCGAACCCCCTCTTCCCGTTACACTGCCGGCTACTGCCAAGCCATAG